The window GATACAAATAGTACTTTTTGCACAAATGAGATTCAGGAAAGCCAAGAATGGCTCCTTGCTTTGGCGAATAAGGGAAGAGGCACCAGGAATCATAGAGGTGTGCACTATGGCAGCCAACACATTGTAGATCACAGCTGTAAAGTATGAGGTAGGAGACCCTCAGCTTCAGATGACTAGCTTCCCTTATGATGGTGCATTGGAATAGCAGTAACATCTCAAGAAAGCATATATGGGTTGAAACAAAAATGGCCAGATCAATTCATCCAAAGTTGGATGCACAGCTATCTTGCATGCAGCACAATTCTAGTAACCATGTTTACTCAGGAGAAAGTCAGTTGGGTCACTCTCAAGTATGTGGAGACTGGATTGTGAGCTTGCATCCCATTCTGTCTTCTACTTATGCTGGACAGGATCAAACTAAATGTCCTTGTGCCCGATATACTGTCACTAGCAATCCATGTTTGCATTGCAACCCATGTTGGCATAATAACCTTTGCGGTTGCTGGCATGAAATGACAATTTTATCAGTTTGGAAATGGGGTATGGAAATAGGGTTCTAGGTtctgagctgggaaatacctgaaatttttaagggtggagtctggggaaggcagagtttgaagAGAAGAGGGACTCCAGTAaggtataacaccatagagtccatcttccaaaacagccattttctgcaggtaaACTGACCTAAGCCCAGATCTCTAGCTACCACGTtgggaactcctttgtatagtCATACTTGCACAGTAGCAATTTGCACTGTTCTTTGATCTAGTttggtagggttgtcaacctccaggtggggcctggagacctcccagaattagaactgatcttcaGAGATCAGGTCTcctagataaaatggctgctttagagagtttgctctatggcattgtacctcaatgaggtccctccctctcctctctaAACCCCACCCTGCAAATGCTACActgccaaatctccagaaatttcccaacccagagaaaTCTGAGATGCAAGACAAAGATCACTCCATTCTCTTACTACATATGGTGAGAAACGgtgttgccacctccaggttgggaaattcctgaaggtttttggggtggagcctgggttttgaggaggggagggaccccagcaggatataatgccagagtgaaccctccaaagcacccattttctccaggggaactgatccctgtcatctggagatcagttttaatgctgggagatcttcaggtcccacttggaagttggcaaccttatttttaGTGTCTTTGAGAGATGCTAATGCCAGACAAGCTAACAACTTTTTCTTGCCTTGTTGTAACAGAGTTCTAAGCGTTTCAATAGCTTTGTTTCCTGAGCAGCTGGAATGTTTATAGACATTCGGTCCCAGCTCAGGCTCAGTACTGAGATTTTGCTACCACAAATGCAACACAATATAAACTGCCctgaagcagatttttttttttcagatgcaaGAATTTATTTATcagtctgggctttttttttttaaataaaaaacaaaacaaaaaacaagtcAGACCAAAGGACCTGACAATCATATACCAAAGGAGTTTGCATTCTCTGAGAACACAGAAGCAGCACAAGGCAGGATTTTAAAACAGCTATCCCAGCTTTAAGTATAATTGTCAGTATTACTCCTTAATAGCCTCAGGAAATATAGAAAACATCAGACAACCCTTGTCACTTCTCCAGCTTAAGAAAAATTGGCAGAATCGAGAATGCGGAAATCCTGGAACGACTGCTGCTTCATAAGTATGCCATCGCTGATGACAGTCAGCATCTCCAGGCAGCCTACCACAACACAACACCAATTCATGTAGCGCCTAACAAAACGCAGCCTCTTTTCCAGCTTCGGGAGACAGCCTTCTTCAAACAGTTGCTCTGGTTGGCTAACACTGTCAGCGCAATCCAGAGCAGCCTCTTTGCAGCAGTTTTTAGGCGCAAAGAGAGGGTCCATTTGGAGATGGTTTGGTAGGGCTGGCCCACACCAGTCTGTGTAATTGTTGATCCCACagcactgcagctgctcctggaTGGCATCCACAGCCTCATTGCTGGAGGAATTTGGAACCGTCCTGTTGTACTGATGAAATAGAGCGCTCATGCGACTGGCCAGATGAGAAGCTTCCTGTGTAGAATAGAGCTGGGTCAACATGATGGAGGAGGATTCCAGGCAGAAGAGGACCACTAACAGGTACATCAGTGTTCCCTGATGGCCACGAGAATTCTTTACAGGAGTCAGCATTGCCAAAGCTCCTGTCGGGAACAGCAGGAAAGCTGTCATGAGAGCCAAACAGCCTGGCAGAGGGAAGAAGGGATTCTGAAAGAAGGCTTTGTAGCTCTTGTAGGTAATGATCACAAAGGCACCGCCAAACAGGAAAGCCACAGCAGATCCGCAGAGACAGAAGCCCAGCAGGGTCAGCAAGACTTTGGCGAAAGCTCTGCTCCGGGTCTCAGTGGTGCACAATAACGGGGGGCTGAAACTGGAATTGAAGCTTCCCCCCTTCATTCTAGAGATGATGTGCTTCTATATCACCTTCCAGGTAGAGATAGCAGAAAATTGAGCCCAGATCCTTGTCCAAGTAAAGGATGTTTATGCAAATTG is drawn from Heteronotia binoei isolate CCM8104 ecotype False Entrance Well chromosome 4, APGP_CSIRO_Hbin_v1, whole genome shotgun sequence and contains these coding sequences:
- the LOC132570516 gene encoding tetraspanin-3-like, whose translation is MKGGSFNSSFSPPLLCTTETRSRAFAKVLLTLLGFCLCGSAVAFLFGGAFVIITYKSYKAFFQNPFFPLPGCLALMTAFLLFPTGALAMLTPVKNSRGHQGTLMYLLVVLFCLESSSIMLTQLYSTQEASHLASRMSALFHQYNRTVPNSSSNEAVDAIQEQLQCCGINNYTDWCGPALPNHLQMDPLFAPKNCCKEAALDCADSVSQPEQLFEEGCLPKLEKRLRFVRRYMNWCCVVVGCLEMLTVISDGILMKQQSFQDFRILDSANFS